A part of Dermacentor variabilis isolate Ectoservices chromosome 10, ASM5094787v1, whole genome shotgun sequence genomic DNA contains:
- the LOC142559344 gene encoding uncharacterized protein LOC142559344: MQNDSIQLLQQVANATTVPSLALAFTLRARLYEPENPDPRNVRIGNYSAFKPCKPNYLSQFRPPASFCSDAELSRNYLYHSNLHVSLTYSKTSKVTVTFDSERALRSKICDTKPNAKALAYHIAAYDIDYDASWSSACVFLTLRGPYYRLKLLCKLEHLLLTGYTQKGCRSRAFNMSSDNCDA; the protein is encoded by the exons ATGCAG AACGACTCTATCCAGCTGCTGCAGCAGGTCGCTAACGCCACCACCGTTCCTTCACTGGCACTGGCGTTCACTCTTAGAGCCCGACTATACGAACCGGAGAATCCAGATCCGCGAAATGTACGGATCGGCAATTACAGCGCCTTCAAGCCCTGCAAGCCGAATTATCTGTCGCAGTTCCGGCCACCAGCGTCG TTTTGCTCTGACGCAGAACTGTCCAGGAACTACCTATATCACAGCAACCTCCACGTGTCCCTAACCTACAGCAAGACGTCCAAGGTCACCGTGACCTTTGACAGCGAGAGGGCATTGCGTTCAAAG ATATGCGACACCAAACCGAATGCCAAGGCGCTTGCTTACCACATCGCAGCGTACGACATTGACTACGATGCTTCATGGTCCAGCGCTTGTGTGTTCCTGACTCTGCGTGGGCCCTACTACCGCCTCAAGCTCCTGTGCAAGCTGGAACACCTGCTCCTCACGGGATACACGCAGAAAGGCTGCCGTAGTCGTGCATTCAATATGTCGTCCGATAACTGCGACGCGTAA